From Micromonospora rhizosphaerae, the proteins below share one genomic window:
- a CDS encoding VOC family protein, whose product MARDVQITFDCADPAGLAAFWGEALGYQLQDPPKGFESWEQALEAMGVPPERRNDASAVVDPEGSGPRLFFQRVPERKQAKNRVHLDVRAAPGLEGDARMAALEAEAERLVSLSATRLRRYEPAPPLGAGHIVMADPEGNEFCLD is encoded by the coding sequence ATGGCCCGCGACGTTCAGATCACTTTCGACTGCGCCGACCCGGCCGGGTTGGCGGCGTTCTGGGGCGAGGCCCTCGGCTACCAGCTGCAGGATCCGCCCAAGGGCTTCGAGTCGTGGGAGCAGGCACTGGAGGCGATGGGCGTGCCGCCCGAGAGGCGCAACGACGCCTCGGCGGTGGTCGACCCCGAGGGTTCCGGGCCGCGGCTGTTCTTCCAGCGGGTGCCGGAGCGCAAGCAGGCCAAGAACCGCGTGCACCTCGATGTGCGAGCCGCCCCCGGGCTCGAGGGCGACGCGCGGATGGCGGCCCTGGAGGCGGAGGCCGAGCGGCTCGTCTCCCTCAGCGCCACCCGGCTCAGGCGCTACGAGCCCGCTCCCCCGCTCGGCGCCGGTCACATCGTGATGGCCGACCCCGAGGGCAACGAGTTCTGCCTCGATTGA
- a CDS encoding ABA4-like family protein — MTGELFTLTFAVAAPFWALMILLPHWSRTARIIRSPLIVLPGLVLYATLVLPAFGEVLPAVMSPTLDGVRGLLGTADGAAAAWAHMIAFDLFVGRWAWLDSRERGVPALIMAPVLMLTILFGPLGLAAYLAVRTRWARTAAAPAVEPQRLG; from the coding sequence ATGACGGGGGAACTGTTCACGCTGACGTTCGCGGTGGCCGCGCCGTTCTGGGCGCTGATGATCCTGCTGCCGCACTGGTCCAGGACCGCCCGCATCATCAGGTCGCCGCTGATCGTGCTGCCGGGCCTGGTGCTCTACGCGACGCTGGTGCTCCCGGCGTTCGGCGAGGTGCTGCCGGCCGTGATGTCGCCGACCCTCGACGGCGTGCGCGGCCTGCTCGGCACCGCGGACGGCGCGGCGGCGGCCTGGGCGCACATGATCGCGTTCGACCTGTTCGTCGGACGGTGGGCGTGGCTCGACAGCCGGGAACGGGGGGTGCCGGCGCTGATCATGGCTCCGGTGCTGATGCTGACGATCCTGTTCGGGCCGCTCGGCCTGGCCGCCTACCTCGCCGTCCGCACCAGGTGGGCCCGAACGGCGGCGGCTCCTGCCGTCGAACCGCAACGCCTAGGCTGA
- a CDS encoding DinB family protein has translation MTDQTWNPLLRDQFAGHWTNQLRDRLDGLTDDEYFWEPTPGCWSVRPRGTGAAPVQAGSGAMTIDFAMPQPDPPPLTTIAWRLGHVIVGVLAVRNAAHFGRPPTDYRSFEYAATATGALAQLDAEYATWLAGVESLGETGLARPCGEAEGPYAERPLAALVLHINRELVHHLAEVCLLRDLYLHNHQQTRLEAS, from the coding sequence ATGACCGACCAGACCTGGAACCCGCTGCTCCGAGACCAGTTCGCCGGGCACTGGACCAACCAGCTGCGCGATCGCCTCGACGGACTCACCGACGACGAGTACTTCTGGGAGCCGACGCCCGGCTGTTGGAGCGTGCGCCCGCGCGGCACCGGCGCCGCACCGGTACAGGCCGGGTCCGGCGCGATGACCATCGACTTCGCGATGCCGCAGCCCGACCCGCCACCGCTCACGACGATCGCCTGGCGGCTCGGGCACGTGATCGTCGGCGTGCTCGCGGTGCGCAACGCCGCGCACTTCGGTCGCCCGCCCACCGACTACCGGTCGTTCGAGTACGCCGCGACCGCGACCGGGGCGTTGGCCCAGCTCGACGCGGAATACGCCACGTGGCTGGCCGGCGTCGAGTCCCTCGGCGAAACCGGCCTCGCCCGCCCGTGCGGGGAGGCGGAGGGACCGTACGCCGAGCGTCCTCTGGCCGCGCTGGTGCTGCACATCAACCGCGAGCTGGTCCACCATCTGGCCGAGGTGTGCCTGCTCCGCGACCTTTACCTGCACAATCACCAGCAGACCCGACTGGAGGCGAGCTGA
- a CDS encoding esterase-like activity of phytase family protein, with amino-acid sequence MAKQLSIFIAAAVATAVAIPSGGAYGDDNGRTQPTLLGRAVLPVETYAPGPPAGALRPPGTVNGITFPLPSQPVEGFSAIVTGRHPGEYLAMPDNGFGDKANSKDFLIRAYYIRPDFKTANGGSGEVHVDLNEFIQFRDPDGLIGFPIVNEGTTERSLTGGDIDPESLQRGADGDLWVGDEFGPWLLHFDATGKLLDPPFAAPGGLRSPNNPHLGGAAATQPNSRGFEAMAISPDGRYLYPTLEGATVAELGTTRRHGFEFSVRDEAFTGRTWLYQTEQPGYFVSDVAALDRHHLVVIERDGGLGLNALFRKAYVVDLIDVDAGGSLVKTEAVDLAAVPDPDLVSLPPVHSGDVGLGNPYRVTCESIEAIHQIAGDRLLLGCDNNFPNTGRNPGRADDSEFIVVKVPGLRSE; translated from the coding sequence ATGGCCAAGCAACTGTCCATATTCATCGCCGCCGCAGTCGCGACGGCGGTGGCGATCCCCTCCGGTGGCGCGTACGGCGACGACAATGGACGGACACAACCAACCCTGCTCGGTCGCGCCGTCCTGCCGGTCGAGACGTACGCCCCCGGTCCGCCCGCCGGGGCACTCCGGCCTCCCGGGACCGTCAACGGGATCACATTCCCGCTGCCTTCGCAGCCGGTCGAGGGGTTCTCGGCGATCGTCACCGGCCGACACCCAGGGGAATATCTCGCCATGCCGGACAACGGGTTCGGCGACAAGGCGAACTCGAAGGACTTTCTGATCCGCGCCTACTACATCCGACCGGACTTCAAGACCGCCAATGGTGGGAGCGGCGAGGTCCACGTCGATCTGAACGAGTTCATCCAGTTCCGCGACCCCGACGGTCTGATCGGCTTCCCGATTGTCAACGAGGGGACGACCGAGCGGTCGCTGACCGGCGGCGACATCGATCCCGAGTCCCTCCAGCGCGGCGCTGATGGGGACTTGTGGGTCGGCGACGAGTTCGGGCCCTGGCTCCTGCACTTCGACGCCACCGGCAAACTGCTCGACCCGCCCTTCGCGGCTCCGGGCGGCCTGCGGTCGCCCAACAACCCCCACCTCGGTGGAGCGGCGGCAACGCAGCCGAACAGCCGCGGCTTCGAGGCCATGGCGATCAGCCCGGACGGCAGGTACCTGTACCCGACGCTGGAGGGGGCCACGGTCGCCGAACTCGGTACCACGCGGCGCCACGGCTTCGAGTTCAGCGTGCGCGACGAGGCCTTCACGGGGAGAACCTGGCTGTACCAGACCGAGCAGCCCGGCTACTTCGTGTCAGACGTGGCGGCCCTCGACCGGCACCACCTCGTGGTGATCGAGCGCGACGGCGGCCTCGGGCTGAACGCGCTCTTCCGCAAGGCGTACGTCGTCGACCTCATCGATGTCGATGCCGGCGGGTCCCTCGTGAAGACGGAGGCCGTCGACCTGGCGGCCGTGCCCGACCCGGACCTGGTTTCCCTGCCCCCGGTCCACAGCGGCGACGTCGGACTCGGCAACCCGTACCGCGTGACGTGCGAGTCGATCGAGGCCATCCACCAGATCGCCGGCGACCGGTTGCTGCTCGGCTGTGACAACAACTTCCCCAACACAGGCCGCAACCCCGGCCGCGCGGACGACAGCGAGTTCATCGTCGTGAAGGTGCCCGGCCTCCGCAGCGAGTAG
- a CDS encoding zinc-dependent alcohol dehydrogenase family protein encodes MRAVIFDEFGARPEVRDVADPVPPSGGAVIRVEATGLCRSDWHGWQGHDPDIRPPHVPGHEFAGVVTAVGAGVRGWRPGDRVTAPFVCACGQCPACLAGDQQVCERQTQPGFTHWGSFAEYVAVRNADVNLVRLPDELDHPAAAALGCRFATAFRAVVSQGRVAAGEWVAVHGCGGVGLSAVMIAAACGAQVVAVDVAPGALELARSCGATVCLDGSALTGPDAVAAAVREATGGGAHLSLDALGSHATCTASIESLRRRGRHVQVGLLPAAQGRPALPMDRVIAFELELRGSHGMPAHAYPELLRLVTAGVLRPAELITRTVGLAEVPDALATMDRPASGGMCLIHPR; translated from the coding sequence ATGCGTGCCGTGATCTTCGACGAGTTCGGTGCCCGCCCCGAGGTCCGCGACGTTGCGGATCCGGTGCCGCCATCCGGGGGCGCGGTCATCCGCGTCGAGGCGACCGGGTTGTGCCGCAGCGACTGGCACGGTTGGCAGGGACACGATCCCGACATCCGCCCGCCACACGTCCCCGGCCACGAGTTCGCCGGCGTCGTCACGGCCGTCGGCGCCGGCGTACGCGGCTGGCGGCCCGGCGACCGGGTCACCGCGCCCTTCGTCTGCGCGTGTGGGCAGTGCCCGGCCTGCCTGGCGGGCGACCAGCAGGTCTGCGAGCGGCAGACGCAGCCCGGGTTCACCCACTGGGGCTCGTTCGCGGAGTACGTGGCGGTGCGGAACGCCGACGTCAACCTGGTTCGGCTCCCCGATGAGCTGGACCATCCGGCCGCGGCGGCGCTCGGCTGCCGCTTCGCCACGGCGTTCCGGGCCGTGGTCAGCCAGGGGCGGGTCGCCGCGGGCGAGTGGGTGGCGGTGCACGGCTGCGGCGGGGTGGGGCTCTCCGCGGTGATGATCGCGGCGGCGTGCGGCGCGCAGGTGGTGGCGGTCGACGTCGCCCCCGGCGCGCTCGAGCTGGCCAGAAGCTGCGGGGCCACGGTCTGCCTGGACGGCAGCGCGCTCACCGGACCCGACGCGGTGGCCGCGGCCGTTCGGGAGGCGACCGGCGGCGGCGCCCACCTGTCGCTCGACGCGTTGGGCAGTCACGCCACCTGCACCGCGTCGATCGAAAGCCTGCGGCGGCGCGGACGGCACGTGCAGGTCGGACTCCTCCCCGCCGCCCAGGGCCGCCCGGCCCTGCCGATGGACCGCGTGATCGCGTTCGAACTGGAGCTGCGGGGCAGCCACGGCATGCCCGCGCACGCCTACCCGGAGCTGCTCCGGCTGGTCACCGCCGGCGTACTGCGCCCCGCCGAGCTGATCACCCGCACCGTCGGCCTCGCCGAGGTGCCCGACGCGCTGGCCACGATGGACCGGCCCGCCTCCGGCGGAATGTGCCTCATCCACCCCCGGTGA
- a CDS encoding RNA polymerase sigma factor, whose translation MVIRARAGDLEAYELLVARHTASAYRTAVLLGAGSDAEDVIQEAFVKGYRKLSRYRGESSFRSWLLAIVSNETRNLHRSRSRRDGLVLRAAAASPKSEIAEDDAVAGVLAAERRAALVQALRLLPAKDREVIVCRFFLDLSEDETGTMLGWPRGTVKSRTSRALVKLRGLLQVEEVRHG comes from the coding sequence TTGGTCATCCGCGCTCGGGCAGGTGACCTGGAGGCTTATGAACTCCTGGTTGCCCGGCACACCGCGTCCGCGTACCGGACGGCGGTGCTGCTCGGCGCGGGCTCGGACGCGGAGGACGTCATCCAGGAGGCGTTTGTGAAGGGATACCGCAAGCTCTCCCGCTATCGGGGAGAGTCGTCCTTTCGGTCATGGCTCCTGGCGATCGTGTCCAACGAGACCCGCAACCTGCACCGCTCGCGCAGCCGGCGCGACGGACTCGTCCTGCGCGCCGCGGCGGCGAGCCCGAAGTCGGAGATCGCCGAGGATGACGCGGTCGCTGGCGTCCTGGCCGCGGAACGTCGGGCCGCGCTGGTGCAGGCCCTGCGCCTGCTGCCGGCGAAGGATCGTGAGGTGATCGTCTGCCGATTCTTCCTCGATCTCAGCGAGGACGAGACCGGGACGATGTTGGGATGGCCCCGGGGCACGGTGAAGTCGCGGACGTCCCGGGCCCTGGTGAAGCTGCGTGGCCTGCTCCAGGTCGAGGAGGTGCGCCATGGATGA
- a CDS encoding sensor histidine kinase — MGWMGRLFDARDTLVRMVLLDLSGVGYLVFGTQGEGSPTGTQWVLAVLAFAVALVFHRRPLVNLVGQAALLAVAFRLIDDATINQVGASWALLELTMWARRPRTIWLAAGLLAAVDLTDSIGDPFGRFVSGVFGLIVEVGVPLLLGLVIRTTRELGRQAEERAAEEQLRRESESRAARADERSAIARELHDVVAHHVASMVLRVGVARHVLTDLDPRVGEVFDDVHGTGSAALADLRRLVAVLRNPDGVPGDAALTAIEPSALPAALGAAVDRARQAGVMVEADIDPAVGSLDAVRGLAVLRLTQEALTNVAKHAGTSALARLSVSVVDGAVHWEVSDNGRGWVPAAVPSGGGHGITGMRERVEVLGGQLEAGPTGAGWRVRTVLPAAVPAPASAPTAPPLSPAGPPASSAREREVSPGPRAPEPA; from the coding sequence ATGGGGTGGATGGGGCGACTGTTCGACGCGCGGGACACGCTCGTGCGGATGGTGCTGCTCGACCTCAGCGGCGTCGGCTATCTGGTCTTCGGCACCCAGGGCGAAGGCTCGCCGACGGGCACGCAGTGGGTCCTCGCGGTGCTCGCGTTCGCCGTCGCGCTGGTGTTCCACCGTCGGCCCCTGGTCAACCTGGTGGGGCAGGCCGCGCTGCTGGCGGTCGCTTTCCGCCTCATCGACGACGCGACGATCAATCAGGTGGGCGCCAGCTGGGCGTTGCTCGAGCTGACCATGTGGGCGCGCCGACCGCGGACCATCTGGCTGGCCGCCGGGCTGCTGGCCGCGGTCGACCTGACCGACTCGATCGGCGATCCGTTCGGACGGTTCGTCTCCGGCGTCTTCGGGCTGATTGTCGAGGTCGGCGTGCCGCTGCTGCTCGGTCTGGTCATCCGGACCACCCGGGAACTCGGCCGGCAGGCCGAGGAGCGGGCGGCGGAGGAGCAGCTCCGACGCGAGTCGGAGAGTCGCGCCGCGCGCGCCGACGAACGCAGCGCCATCGCCCGCGAGCTGCACGATGTGGTCGCGCATCACGTGGCGTCGATGGTGCTGCGGGTCGGCGTGGCCCGGCACGTGCTCACGGACCTGGATCCGCGAGTGGGCGAGGTGTTCGACGACGTGCACGGGACGGGCAGCGCAGCCCTGGCGGATCTGCGCCGGCTGGTGGCAGTGCTGCGCAACCCCGATGGGGTACCCGGGGACGCCGCGCTGACCGCGATCGAGCCGTCGGCGCTTCCGGCGGCACTCGGCGCGGCGGTCGATCGGGCCCGCCAAGCCGGCGTCATGGTGGAGGCCGACATCGACCCGGCGGTGGGTTCGCTCGATGCGGTTCGGGGCCTGGCGGTGTTGCGCCTGACCCAGGAGGCGCTGACCAACGTGGCCAAGCATGCCGGCACGTCGGCGCTGGCGCGGCTGTCGGTGTCCGTGGTCGACGGGGCCGTGCACTGGGAGGTCTCGGACAACGGGCGCGGATGGGTGCCGGCGGCGGTGCCGTCCGGTGGCGGCCACGGCATCACCGGCATGCGCGAGCGCGTCGAAGTCCTCGGCGGTCAACTGGAGGCGGGTCCGACCGGTGCGGGTTGGCGGGTTCGCACGGTCCTCCCGGCCGCGGTCCCCGCGCCCGCCTCCGCGCCGACGGCTCCTCCCCT
- the alc gene encoding allantoicase, which yields MSDFTVLPDLASRLLGGGVVDANDEFFAARDNLVTTEPPAFVAGTFGPKGQVYDGWETRRRREPGHDWAVVRLGAPGVVHGIVVDTSYFTGNYPPYASVEGCHVAGYPSPAELARADWSTLLPRAPLAGDTRNAFPVSHERRVTHVRLSIYPDGGVARLRVHGVVVPDPRLWPDGRLDLAALEHGGRVVGCSNGFYGAPHQLIAPGLARVMGDGWETARRRDGGNDWIVVQLAAPGRVRLAELDTTHFKGNAPDAATLRGIDARTADPDDPSAWFDLLPRTRLQPDTRHRFPLDDVAVATHVRLDVFPDGGMARLRLHGVVDADDLAALARWRHAVPRPSPGG from the coding sequence ATGAGCGACTTCACCGTGCTGCCGGACCTCGCATCCCGCCTGCTCGGCGGTGGTGTGGTCGACGCCAACGACGAGTTCTTCGCGGCGCGCGACAACCTGGTCACCACCGAACCGCCGGCTTTCGTCGCCGGCACCTTCGGCCCCAAGGGCCAGGTGTACGACGGCTGGGAGACCCGCCGGCGGCGGGAGCCCGGCCACGACTGGGCGGTCGTCCGGCTGGGTGCTCCGGGTGTCGTCCACGGGATCGTGGTGGACACCTCGTACTTCACCGGCAACTACCCGCCGTACGCCTCGGTCGAGGGGTGTCACGTGGCGGGCTACCCGAGCCCCGCCGAGCTGGCCCGCGCCGACTGGTCGACGCTGCTGCCCCGCGCGCCGCTCGCCGGGGACACCCGCAACGCCTTCCCGGTCAGCCACGAACGCCGGGTGACCCACGTACGGCTGTCCATCTACCCCGACGGCGGCGTGGCGCGGCTGCGGGTGCACGGGGTGGTCGTACCCGATCCGCGCTTGTGGCCCGACGGCCGGCTGGACCTCGCGGCGCTGGAGCACGGCGGGCGGGTGGTGGGGTGCAGCAACGGGTTCTACGGCGCACCGCACCAGCTCATCGCGCCGGGTCTGGCCCGGGTGATGGGCGACGGTTGGGAGACGGCTCGGCGGCGTGACGGCGGCAACGACTGGATCGTGGTGCAGCTCGCCGCGCCCGGCCGGGTCCGCCTCGCCGAGTTGGATACCACGCACTTCAAGGGCAACGCCCCGGACGCGGCGACGCTGCGCGGGATCGACGCGCGGACGGCGGACCCGGACGACCCTTCGGCCTGGTTCGACCTGCTGCCGCGCACCCGGCTGCAACCGGACACCCGGCACCGGTTCCCGCTCGACGACGTCGCGGTGGCGACGCACGTACGGCTGGACGTCTTCCCCGACGGTGGGATGGCGCGGTTGCGCCTGCACGGGGTGGTCGACGCCGACGACCTCGCGGCCCTGGCACGCTGGCGGCATGCTGTCCCCCGGCCATCGCCCGGAGGATGA
- the allB gene encoding allantoinase AllB, producing the protein MSARSEPGGYDLVVRSRRAVLPDGPRPAAVCVRAGRIAAIEEYDAIGGHDLGEVTLLPGLVDTHVHVNEPGRTEWEGFASATRAALAGGVTTIVDMPLNSLPPTVTVDALAVKRAAATGQIHVDVGFWGGAVPGNAGDLPRLHAAGVFGFKAFLIDSGVPEFPPLDPAGLAEALEAVDALYVVHAEDPTEVADPPASRRYSDFLSSRPPAAERRAVGAVVDVARRTGGRVHILHLSAADALPLLAQARAAGVRVSAETCPHYLTLAADEVPDGATEFKCCPPIRGSGNRERLWAGLAAGLVDCVVSDHSPCTPALKCGDTGDFAAAWGGIASVQLGLPVVWTAARRRGHPLTDVVRWMATSPAALVGLRRKGRIAVGCDADLVAFDPEAPFTVDPAALHHRHPTTPYAGQVLTGVVRATWLRGVPVTPGGPPQGRLLDRSGE; encoded by the coding sequence GTGAGCGCGAGGAGTGAGCCGGGCGGCTACGACCTGGTGGTGCGGTCGCGGCGGGCGGTGCTGCCGGACGGGCCGCGGCCGGCTGCGGTGTGCGTCCGCGCCGGGCGGATCGCGGCGATCGAGGAGTACGACGCAATCGGCGGCCACGACCTGGGTGAGGTGACGCTGCTGCCCGGCCTGGTCGACACGCACGTGCACGTCAACGAGCCCGGCCGCACCGAGTGGGAGGGGTTCGCCAGCGCCACCCGGGCGGCGCTGGCCGGTGGGGTCACCACGATCGTCGACATGCCGCTCAACTCGCTGCCGCCGACGGTCACCGTCGACGCGCTGGCGGTCAAGCGGGCGGCGGCCACCGGGCAGATCCACGTCGACGTGGGCTTCTGGGGCGGCGCGGTGCCCGGCAACGCCGGTGACCTGCCGCGGCTGCACGCCGCCGGGGTGTTCGGGTTCAAGGCGTTCCTGATCGACTCGGGGGTGCCCGAGTTCCCGCCGTTGGACCCCGCCGGCCTGGCCGAGGCGCTGGAGGCGGTGGACGCCCTGTACGTCGTCCACGCCGAGGACCCGACCGAGGTGGCCGACCCGCCCGCCTCGCGGCGCTACTCCGACTTCTTGAGCTCCCGCCCGCCGGCCGCCGAACGGCGGGCGGTCGGCGCGGTGGTCGACGTGGCGCGGCGTACCGGCGGGCGGGTGCACATCCTGCACCTGTCCGCCGCCGACGCGCTGCCGCTGCTGGCGCAGGCGAGGGCGGCCGGCGTGCGGGTGAGCGCGGAGACGTGCCCGCACTACCTGACGCTGGCCGCCGACGAGGTGCCGGACGGGGCGACCGAGTTCAAGTGCTGTCCGCCGATCCGCGGGTCCGGCAACCGGGAGCGGCTGTGGGCGGGGCTCGCGGCGGGCCTCGTCGACTGCGTGGTCTCCGACCACTCCCCCTGCACCCCGGCGCTGAAATGTGGCGACACCGGTGACTTCGCGGCGGCGTGGGGCGGCATCGCGTCGGTGCAGCTCGGCCTGCCGGTCGTGTGGACGGCGGCCCGGCGGCGCGGCCACCCGCTCACCGACGTGGTGCGGTGGATGGCGACGAGTCCGGCCGCGTTGGTCGGGTTGCGACGCAAGGGACGCATCGCCGTCGGCTGCGACGCCGACCTGGTCGCGTTCGACCCGGAGGCGCCGTTCACTGTCGACCCGGCGGCCCTGCACCACCGGCACCCGACCACGCCGTACGCCGGTCAGGTGCTCACCGGCGTCGTCCGGGCCACCTGGCTGCGCGGCGTGCCCGTCACCCCGGGCGGACCACCGCAGGGGCGGCTGCTGGACAGGAGTGGCGAATGA
- a CDS encoding helix-turn-helix transcriptional regulator, whose translation MTVEATTERVLRLLGLLQRRPSWTAAELAGELGVTDRSVRRDVERLRALGYPVHATAGVGGGYQLGAGARLPPLLLDDEEAIATAVSLRLASGGTVAGAGEAALRALAKLDQVMPSRLRAEVRAVHGATDTLVGPGVEVDAELLVTLARACRDAVRVRYRYAGRDGGERERTVEPVRMVTTGRRWYLMARDVDRDDWRTFRLDRMREVVATTWRFRPREHPDPVAYVQRSVTEAPYRYLARVRVHARPDRVRELVPPQVGRVEDDRDGWCVLVVGGESLDWLAVHVARLGFEAEVLEPPELREAIVLLARRLAAMAGTG comes from the coding sequence GTGACCGTCGAGGCGACGACCGAGCGGGTGCTGCGGTTGCTGGGGCTGCTGCAGCGGCGGCCGTCCTGGACCGCCGCCGAGCTCGCCGGCGAGCTGGGGGTCACCGACCGCTCGGTGCGCCGCGACGTGGAGCGACTGCGCGCGCTCGGCTACCCCGTGCACGCGACGGCGGGCGTCGGCGGCGGCTACCAGCTCGGCGCGGGCGCCCGGCTGCCGCCGCTGCTCCTCGACGACGAGGAGGCGATCGCGACGGCGGTTTCCCTGCGGTTGGCGTCGGGGGGCACGGTCGCCGGGGCGGGCGAGGCGGCACTGCGGGCGCTCGCGAAGCTCGACCAGGTGATGCCGTCCCGGCTGCGCGCCGAGGTGCGGGCGGTGCACGGCGCCACCGATACCCTTGTCGGCCCCGGGGTCGAGGTCGACGCGGAGCTGCTGGTGACGCTCGCGCGGGCCTGTCGCGACGCCGTGCGGGTGCGGTATCGGTACGCCGGCCGCGACGGCGGGGAGCGCGAGCGCACGGTCGAGCCGGTGCGGATGGTCACCACCGGCCGCCGCTGGTACCTGATGGCCCGGGACGTCGACCGCGACGACTGGCGCACCTTCCGGCTGGACCGGATGCGCGAGGTGGTGGCGACGACCTGGCGCTTCCGGCCGAGGGAGCATCCGGACCCGGTCGCCTACGTGCAGCGGTCCGTGACCGAGGCGCCGTACCGGTATCTCGCCCGGGTGCGGGTGCACGCCCGACCCGACCGGGTGCGGGAGCTGGTGCCGCCCCAGGTGGGGCGCGTCGAGGACGATCGCGACGGGTGGTGCGTGCTCGTCGTCGGCGGGGAGAGCCTGGACTGGCTCGCCGTGCACGTGGCCCGGCTGGGCTTCGAGGCGGAGGTGCTGGAGCCTCCGGAGCTGCGGGAGGCGATCGTCCTGCTCGCCCGCCGCCTCGCGGCGATGGCCGGGACCGGCTGA